A stretch of Halomonas elongata DSM 2581 DNA encodes these proteins:
- a CDS encoding class II fumarate hydratase, producing MSDKRIERDSMGELEVPADALYGAQTQRAVNNFPVSGQPMPAAFIHAIAHVKRAAARVNHDLGLLDDERAEAIVKAAEAVIDGRHDDQFPVDVFQTGSGTSSNMNVNEVIAHLAAAEGAEVGPNDHVNMGQSSNDVIPTALHLSAALEVTRELRPALVHLRETIDSRAAELDGVVKTGRTHLMDAMPLRMSQELGGWSSQVGQAIERIDSAMTRLCRLAQGGTAVGTGINAHPEFAERMARELGERTGLTLTPNDSFFASLGSQDAAVELSGQLRGLACVVMKIANDLRWMNSGPLAGLGEIELEALQPGSSIMPGKVNPVIPESAAQAAAQVIGLDSAVTVAGQSGNFQLNVMLPLVANNLLTSIRLMSNTSRLLADRAIATFKVREDQLSEPLSRNPILVTALNSVIGYNAAAAIAKQAYQAGRPIIEVAEEQTDLSRKELERLLDPAALTRGGIPE from the coding sequence ATGAGTGACAAGCGTATCGAACGTGACAGCATGGGCGAGCTGGAAGTCCCCGCCGATGCCCTTTATGGCGCCCAGACCCAACGGGCGGTGAACAATTTTCCCGTCTCCGGCCAGCCCATGCCGGCAGCCTTCATTCATGCCATCGCCCACGTCAAGCGTGCCGCGGCGCGGGTCAATCATGACCTGGGCCTGCTCGACGACGAGCGCGCCGAGGCCATCGTCAAGGCCGCCGAGGCGGTGATCGACGGCCGGCATGACGACCAGTTCCCGGTGGATGTCTTTCAGACCGGCTCCGGCACCTCGAGCAACATGAACGTCAATGAGGTGATTGCCCATCTGGCGGCCGCGGAGGGAGCCGAGGTCGGTCCCAACGATCACGTCAACATGGGACAGTCGAGCAATGACGTGATCCCCACGGCTCTGCATCTGTCGGCGGCGCTGGAGGTCACGCGCGAGCTGCGACCGGCCCTGGTGCACCTGCGCGAGACGATCGACAGCCGGGCCGCCGAGCTCGATGGAGTAGTCAAGACCGGCCGCACCCACTTGATGGATGCCATGCCGCTGCGCATGAGTCAGGAACTCGGCGGCTGGTCGAGCCAGGTGGGCCAGGCCATCGAGCGGATCGACAGCGCCATGACGCGACTCTGCCGGCTGGCCCAGGGCGGCACGGCCGTGGGCACCGGCATCAATGCCCACCCCGAGTTCGCCGAGCGCATGGCCCGGGAGCTCGGAGAGCGCACCGGGTTGACGCTGACGCCCAATGACAGCTTCTTCGCCAGTCTCGGCTCCCAGGATGCCGCCGTGGAGCTGTCGGGGCAGTTGCGTGGCCTGGCCTGTGTGGTGATGAAGATCGCCAACGACCTGCGCTGGATGAATTCCGGGCCCTTGGCCGGCCTCGGCGAGATCGAGCTCGAGGCGCTGCAGCCGGGCAGCTCGATCATGCCGGGCAAGGTCAATCCGGTGATTCCCGAGTCGGCCGCTCAGGCCGCCGCCCAGGTCATCGGTCTGGACTCGGCGGTGACCGTGGCCGGCCAGAGCGGCAACTTCCAGCTCAATGTCATGCTGCCGCTGGTGGCCAACAACCTGCTCACCTCGATCCGCCTGATGAGCAACACCTCGCGGCTGCTGGCCGACCGCGCCATCGCCACCTTCAAGGTGCGCGAGGATCAGCTCAGTGAGCCGCTCTCGCGCAATCCGATCCTGGTGACGGCATTGAACTCGGTGATTGGCTACAACGCCGCGGCGGCCATCGCCAAGCAGGCCTATCAGGCCGGCCGGCCGATCATCGAAGTGGCCGAGGAGCAGACCGATCTGTCGCGCAAGGAGCTGGAACGGCTACTCGACCCGGCGGCCCTGACGCGGGGCGGGATACCGGAGTAA
- a CDS encoding ketopantoate reductase family protein — protein MSHLIIGPGAMGRLLALRLAERLPVTLFGRRSLPHRQTLTTPEGEHHHRSLECLTPDSLDELDASRLTAVHLVTKAYSAEAALATVAPRLPRDTPLVLWQNGFDVQPRLTRQRQGPTLCATTTEGAYSNGDDSVVHAGHGSTWIGHLDGHHAELAATLAETLTGAGLPAQAVDDIRVRLWHKLAVNAAINPLVARFRVPNGQLRDPALHPMVDAVIEEVEAIMVAAAIPPPPRGFAALVWDVVAATADNRASMLQDILADRPTEHDAILMPLLRVARDNSLETPHLAALHQQLEARQRPGRA, from the coding sequence ATGAGCCACCTGATCATCGGGCCGGGCGCCATGGGCCGCCTGCTGGCCCTGCGCCTGGCCGAGCGTCTCCCGGTGACATTGTTCGGCCGCCGTTCCCTGCCCCACCGACAGACGCTGACGACACCCGAGGGCGAACACCATCACCGCTCGCTCGAATGCCTGACGCCGGATTCGCTGGATGAACTCGATGCCTCCCGCCTGACCGCCGTGCACCTCGTCACCAAGGCCTACTCCGCCGAAGCGGCCCTGGCGACGGTCGCCCCACGCCTGCCGCGCGATACTCCGCTGGTCCTGTGGCAGAACGGCTTCGACGTGCAACCACGCCTGACCCGGCAACGCCAAGGCCCCACCCTCTGCGCCACCACGACCGAAGGCGCCTATTCCAATGGCGACGACAGTGTCGTGCATGCCGGGCATGGCAGCACCTGGATCGGCCATCTCGATGGCCACCACGCCGAGCTCGCCGCCACCCTGGCCGAAACGCTGACGGGTGCCGGCCTCCCCGCTCAGGCGGTCGACGACATTCGCGTTCGCCTGTGGCACAAGCTGGCCGTGAATGCGGCCATCAATCCCCTGGTGGCACGCTTTCGCGTCCCCAATGGCCAACTGCGCGACCCGGCCTTGCACCCCATGGTCGACGCCGTCATCGAGGAAGTGGAAGCCATCATGGTCGCCGCTGCCATCCCGCCGCCGCCACGGGGATTCGCGGCGCTGGTCTGGGATGTGGTAGCCGCCACCGCCGACAACCGTGCCTCGATGCTGCAGGACATCCTGGCCGACCGGCCCACCGAGCACGACGCCATCCTGATGCCCCTGCTGCGCGTGGCACGCGACAATTCACTGGAGACGCCACACCTGGCAGCGCTCCACCAGCAGCTCGAGGCGCGACAACGTCCTGGCAGAGCCTGA
- a CDS encoding DNA topoisomerase III, whose translation MRLIIAEKPSLARAIANALPASPRREEGALVAGDTVVTWCLGHLLEQAPPDAYDPALKTWRLDSLPILPDHWKLMPRPKARGQLAVIRRLLKSADQVVHAGDPDREGQLLVQEVIEHLGWKRDVARLLVSDLNPPAVKRALERLEDNRRYASLYRAAQARARADWLYGINLTRAWTLVGRQAGHDGVLSVGRVQTPVLGLVVRRDAEIRDFEPRPFFVLWVDLVVSRGQLRAWWVPGDTHRLDDQGRLLDRAPAAALADRLPGAEGRLDSLASRDKRQAAPLPYSLSALQVDAARRHGLSAKAVLDVCQRLYERHQLITYPRSDCRYLPEEHFAQAQRTLSGACRNDETLSRWLAGADFSRRSKAWDDKKVGAHHALAPTGKPADLDRLSRQEADVFRLIARNVLAQFYPALQTREVKAEFLIAGERFRARGQEVLEPGWKPLFTTRDEAPPLPPLSEGEACRVEQAGVEDRETRPPEHFTDASLIKAMMNIARYVDDPAIRRTLRDSDGLGTEATRAGIIETLLERGYLVREGKSLKASRLGSALIASLPEAVGRPERTAQWEQRLANIAEQDDAPAPFLEGLIDDLRGLLGHADAGRVRSALSEARGPEPKASKPARGRGRSTKRGSGQRRQGKGTRRAAGGKRQ comes from the coding sequence ATGCGCCTGATCATCGCCGAGAAGCCCAGCCTGGCCCGCGCCATCGCCAATGCCCTGCCTGCCTCGCCGCGCCGGGAGGAAGGCGCCCTGGTGGCCGGAGATACCGTCGTCACCTGGTGCCTCGGCCACCTGCTGGAACAGGCGCCACCGGATGCCTACGACCCGGCCCTCAAGACCTGGCGGCTCGACAGCCTGCCGATCCTCCCGGATCACTGGAAGCTCATGCCGCGCCCCAAGGCACGCGGCCAGTTGGCGGTGATCCGTCGATTGCTGAAGAGCGCCGACCAGGTGGTCCACGCCGGTGACCCGGATCGCGAAGGCCAGTTGCTGGTCCAGGAAGTGATCGAGCACCTCGGCTGGAAGCGCGACGTGGCACGCCTGCTGGTCAGCGATCTCAACCCGCCGGCGGTCAAGCGTGCTCTCGAGCGTCTCGAGGACAATCGGCGCTATGCCTCGCTCTACCGCGCCGCCCAGGCGCGTGCCAGGGCGGATTGGCTGTACGGCATCAACCTGACCCGAGCCTGGACGCTGGTCGGGCGCCAGGCCGGACACGACGGCGTGCTCTCGGTGGGTCGTGTGCAGACGCCGGTGCTCGGCCTGGTGGTCCGGCGCGACGCCGAGATCCGCGACTTCGAGCCGCGCCCCTTCTTCGTGCTGTGGGTCGATCTGGTGGTCTCCCGAGGCCAGTTGCGCGCCTGGTGGGTGCCAGGCGACACTCACCGGCTGGACGACCAGGGGCGCCTGCTCGACCGAGCCCCGGCCGCCGCCCTGGCCGACCGACTGCCCGGCGCCGAGGGCCGCCTGGACAGCCTGGCCAGTCGCGACAAGCGCCAGGCGGCCCCGCTGCCCTACTCGCTGTCGGCCCTTCAGGTCGACGCCGCACGCCGCCACGGGCTCTCGGCCAAGGCGGTGCTGGACGTCTGCCAGCGCCTCTATGAGCGCCACCAGTTGATAACCTATCCACGCTCGGACTGCCGCTATCTGCCCGAGGAGCACTTCGCCCAGGCGCAGCGCACCCTGAGCGGCGCATGCCGTAACGACGAGACCCTGAGCCGCTGGCTGGCCGGAGCCGACTTTTCCCGTCGCTCCAAGGCCTGGGACGACAAGAAGGTCGGCGCTCACCACGCCCTGGCCCCCACCGGCAAGCCCGCCGACCTCGATCGGCTGTCGCGCCAGGAAGCCGACGTCTTCCGCCTGATTGCCCGCAACGTGCTGGCCCAGTTCTACCCGGCCCTGCAGACCCGTGAGGTCAAGGCCGAATTCCTGATCGCCGGGGAACGCTTCCGCGCACGCGGCCAGGAAGTGCTCGAACCCGGCTGGAAGCCCTTGTTCACCACCCGTGACGAGGCACCGCCCCTGCCGCCACTCAGCGAAGGCGAAGCCTGCCGTGTCGAGCAGGCCGGCGTGGAGGACCGCGAGACCCGGCCGCCCGAACACTTCACCGACGCCAGCCTGATCAAGGCGATGATGAACATCGCCCGCTACGTGGACGACCCGGCGATCCGCCGCACCCTGCGCGACTCCGACGGTCTCGGCACCGAGGCGACCCGCGCCGGCATCATCGAGACGCTCCTGGAGCGCGGCTATCTAGTACGCGAGGGCAAGAGCCTCAAGGCCAGCCGGCTCGGCAGCGCCCTGATCGCCTCGTTGCCGGAAGCCGTGGGCCGCCCCGAGCGTACCGCCCAATGGGAACAACGCCTGGCGAACATCGCCGAGCAAGACGATGCGCCAGCGCCCTTCCTCGAAGGACTGATCGACGATTTGCGCGGCCTGCTCGGTCACGCCGACGCCGGACGTGTGCGCAGCGCCCTGAGCGAGGCCCGAGGGCCCGAGCCTAAAGCGAGCAAGCCCGCCCGCGGCCGGGGGCGAAGCACCAAGCGCGGCAGTGGTCAGCGCCGCCAAGGCAAGGGCACACGACGTGCAGCGGGAGGCAAGCGCCAATGA